ATGTCACCACACCGACCATGCTCCTTACGGGCGAAGAGGATTACAGGACCCCAATTGCGGAATCGGAACAGTTTTATACGGCCTTGAAGTTGGAAGGGGTGGAGACTGCCATGGTCCGTATACCGGGTGCTTCGCACGGAATTGCCAACAAGCCCAGTAATTTAATTGCCAAAATCGCCGGTATTTTGGCATGGTTTGATAAGCACAAAGCCCAGAAGTAGGCCAATGATCCATTTTTTTAGAAAGATCAGGGAAAAATTACTCGCCCAAGGTAAAATCACCAACTACTTGGTTTATGCTTCAGGGGAAGTAGTGTTGGTGGTATTGGGTATTTTAATCGCCCTGTATATCAATAATTGGAACGAGACCAGAAAAAATGAAATCGCCAATAAACAACTCTTGGTTCAACTTAAGGAAGAAAACACCTTAAATATCCATGACCTACAACAGGATTTGGAATATAGGGATACTATCAATGCTACGTTGTACGCATTTCATCAATTCCTGAAAAAAGAAGAAATAGAAAACAAACCGGAAGAACTAAGAAGTTATTTGACCGCTATGCTTAGGGCCACCTCTTATGGGCCGGCCAACAATTACTTAAAGAAATACATAAGCTCCAATACGGGAAGCAATTCCTATTTGGCGACCCAATTGATAAAACTTGATATGGACCAGTCGTTTTTAAAGACCATATCGACCAAAGCATTGGACTTCAAATTTGAAAAGTATTATGATTACCTGGCTTCGGATATTGATTTTGAAACCATGGAAATCCATTCCTTTGACAAATTGAAAAAACTCGAATTTCAAAACAATGTCATCCTTCTGGAGTCCATTGAAGAGGGAGTTCTTGATAAATTTGAGGACACCTTCGCCCAACAAAAACTGGTAGATTCCCTTATCACACTTGAACTTGACTAATGTACATACCACACCACTATAAAAATGAAAACCTCGAAGAGGTTCGTGAATTCATAAGGCAAAATAGCTTTGGGATTATGGTCAATCAAGTAGACGGTAAGCCCTGGGCAACCCATATCCCCCTGGAATTGGAAAAACATGGAAACAGGGAGGTGTTGGTAGGCCATATTGCCAAGGCAAACCCCCAAGGGAAAAGTTTCCATGCGGATTCCCAGGTACTGTGCATATTTCATGGCCCCCATGCCTATGTTTCCTCCTCCTGGTATAAAGAAGAGGAGGTCCCCACTTGGGACTATATTGCAGTACATGTGTATGGAAAATTGGAACTATTGAGTGAGGAAGAAACCATGCAGGCGCTGCATCGCTTGGTTGATCATTACGAAACTTCTTCAGAAAAACCACTATCGTTGAACGACCTGTCGCCCAAAACCCTGAGGCAGG
The sequence above is a segment of the Muricauda sp. SCSIO 64092 genome. Coding sequences within it:
- a CDS encoding DUF6090 family protein, with translation MIHFFRKIREKLLAQGKITNYLVYASGEVVLVVLGILIALYINNWNETRKNEIANKQLLVQLKEENTLNIHDLQQDLEYRDTINATLYAFHQFLKKEEIENKPEELRSYLTAMLRATSYGPANNYLKKYISSNTGSNSYLATQLIKLDMDQSFLKTISTKALDFKFEKYYDYLASDIDFETMEIHSFDKLKKLEFQNNVILLESIEEGVLDKFEDTFAQQKLVDSLITLELD
- a CDS encoding FMN-binding negative transcriptional regulator, translating into MYIPHHYKNENLEEVREFIRQNSFGIMVNQVDGKPWATHIPLELEKHGNREVLVGHIAKANPQGKSFHADSQVLCIFHGPHAYVSSSWYKEEEVPTWDYIAVHVYGKLELLSEEETMQALHRLVDHYETSSEKPLSLNDLSPKTLRQVKGVIGFRIEIEEIQAAYKLSQTRQQDHASIIKNLKQRGVTETEIARHIEKQSDNL